From the Ctenopharyngodon idella isolate HZGC_01 chromosome 3, HZGC01, whole genome shotgun sequence genome, one window contains:
- the LOC127509252 gene encoding LOW QUALITY PROTEIN: lens fiber major intrinsic protein (The sequence of the model RefSeq protein was modified relative to this genomic sequence to represent the inferred CDS: deleted 3 bases in 2 codons; substituted 5 bases at 5 genomic stop codons), with amino-acid sequence MTHSFTLTIEGQAGRQVVTTSEEFMRAFSIKGLNQVRPSSLAPLAVFRKDQASGQKKAGIRTANSKFIATGDLDXEVQYKXSKDEKKKKHYETLVYIHFDSEGWPLSWDSITDEPLPTLDSSPACSTDPLHVSLAFGVSLALACVCLGEVHLNPVVTLALVAGLRVSPWWAVLLVGAQLLGALSACSLLLGITPTALKSNLGINEVMFLILQVICPYGSLILFXHLCSGIVXFLQSKXGKSKMGIDGWRDRERVYNKTPLTLLQVAPGVYLYQALLVEMAVTFQLVLCVQAATHPKSAFSSVAPAVIGLSVTLGHLMAIGFTGCGMNPARSFGPAVLTMNFHNHWVYWVGPCAGSLLAWVLHDLVLHPRWNCLGDWVKECKDVLLKDLSKQPRGPENNMEA; translated from the exons TCGTGACTACCTCAGAGGAATTCATGAGAGCCTTTTCGATAAAGGGACTGAATCAAGTCAGACCCTCAAGCTTAGCCCCTCTGGCAG TGTTCAGGAAAGATCAGGCAAGTGGACAAAAGAAGGCAGG AATCAGAACTGCAAATTCAAAATTCATTGCTACTGGTGATCTTGATTAAGAGGTGCAGTACAAA TGATCAAAAGACGAGAAAAAGAAGAAGCACTATGAAACCCTTGTCTACATTCACTTTGATTCTGAGGGAT GGCCTCTGTCCTGGGACTCCATTACAGACGAACCCCTTCCGACACTGGACTCTTCTCCGGCATGCTCAACCGACCCACTGCATGTTTCTTTGGCCTTTGGAGTTTCGCTAGCCCTGGCCTGTGTCTGCCTCGGTGAGGTCCACCTCAACCCAGTGGTTACCCTGGCATTGGTCGCAGGCTTAAGGGTGAGTCCCTGGTGGGCTGTCCTGTTGGTGGGAGCCCAGCTGCTTGGTGCCCTCAGCGCCTGTTCTCTGCTGTTAGGCATTACACCAACTGCCCTAAAGAGCAACCTGGGGATTAATGAGGTA ATGTTTCTGATCCTACAGGTTATATGTCCATATGGTTCTCTAATATTATTCTGACATCTTTGTTCTGGCATTGTCTGATTTCT TCAGAGTAAGTGAGGAAAAAGCAAGATGgggatagatggatggagggacagagagagagtttata ATAAAACTCCACTTACCCTCCTTCAGGTGGCCCCGGGGGTATATCTGTATCAGGCTCTGTTAGTGGAGATGGCTGTTACGTTCCAGCTAGTGCTATGTGTCCAGGCTGCCACTCATCCCAAATCAGCATTTTCCTCTGTGGCCCCTGCAGTCATTGGCCTGTCGGTCACCCTTGGTCATCTCATGGCG ATTGGCTTCACAGGCTGTGGAATGAATCCTGCCAGGTCATTTGGTCCAGCTGTGCTTACTATGAACTTCCACAATCACTGG GTGTATTGGGTGGGGCCTTGTGCTGGCTCTCTCCTTGCCTGGGTCCTGCATGATCTGGTGCTCCATCCTCGTTGGAACTGCCTTGGCGATTGGGTGAAAGAATGTAAGGATGTGCTCCTGAAAGATCTTTCAAAGCAGCCCAGAGGTCCTGAAAACAATATGGAAGCATAG